tctttcttcagcccatatcTCCCACTCACCAGGCCCATGACAAACCCTGGGAAAATTAAACAGACATAAAAAAAACTGAACCAAAAAAAGGTGAGAATAAAATAtccaaccagaaaagaaaaaggGGGAAACACAGCAACCacaacctgtaacattatccccATCCCTAACTCCTCatcatttcatgtatgttaccttctaaatgtagtatcacatgacaatagtggaacctttactttttttttcctttacttgtctaagagtctcttaaatgccccttctGTTCCAGCctttgtacacacatcctcttatgttggctactcccaccctgggaaacaggtgttggctgcctctcagaatcttgttaccTCTGTTACATCTCCTTTGTTTCTTTTCCTCTATAGTTATTAAATTAGTCACGATCATGTAGTTTCATTAGACCTCCTCCTGGATCTAAACCAACTTTGGAATCGGAGTATTCTGGTGAACTCGGCAAGGTCCTGGAGGAATGTTTGAAAGAAAAGCAAACAGAGACTCAGACGGTTTTGGACCTTGAGAAATATGTCAACATAAGTGGGGTTTCTCTGGCACAGGGATGCAGTCGGTTCATTCTCCAACCCACTTGCAGGGGGGGTGGCTAATTGGAATCCTGGTaactggtgggtgggtgggtgaaatTTTTGAGTTCTCAGGAGTCTCCATCCAAGTGTGTGATGAAGTCAACAGGTCTCTCAGCGTCccgaatgtttcaggcttgagcccttccagaTATGAGGAAAAAGGAGCCttaattaaaaggctgggagaagggaagaaaaggtgggggaagaatacagaccaacagacaaatggtGATAATCTGATATAGTTGgcaggacaggagagagagagatggtgagaattgattgggggagaagGATTTGTAGCTCTGTCACCATGTGTCTTCTCCGTACTGATCCTCCTCACAGTTTAGGAAACTCCACGGTTTGTCGTGTTACTAACCATGCGCCCAAGGTGTGTTGTCCTGGAACATTGGCTCCAGAGAATGCCTGGCTCCCTCTTACTCCACCATCTTCTCTTCACAGGGTTAAGAAAACAGCGCGTTTCCTGACAGGAAGCTTCAGACAACGCCACGTTGTGGTCTGACCCTCCAACTGAATTCCTCAGGACCGTAGTATCAGCCAGATTTCTCGGTGGATGAGAATCACAGAGATCACGGCACGGAAAATCCCTGCACCCGCTGAATGTGTGAACTGGACTTCAGTCGATTGGCCGACATGGAGGGTCAGGTGACCAGTGATACGACAGATAAAACTCTCCAAAGTGAACCGTGTGGTGAGGAGGGGCTTCCTGTGGACGTATTAGAATCACATCCCTGCGCTCCCCCTGGGGAGAGTCTGTTCACCTGCTgcgtgtgtgggaaggggttcccTCGATCCTCCAACCTgctgaggcaccagagagtccacactggggagaaacccttCACTTGCtctctgtgtgggaaggggttttcTCGATCCTACAACCTGCGGATACACCAGTGGGTTCACACTGAGCAGAAACCCTTtacctgctccctgtgcgggaaggggtttCCTCAATCCTCTGACCTGCTGAGGCACCAGAGacttcacactggggagaaaccgttcacctgctctcTCTGTGGGAAAAAGTTCTCTCGGCGCTACAGCCTGAGTTCACACCAGTgtgttcacaccggggagaaaccattcacctgctccctgtgtgggaaagGGTTCTCTCGGTTCTCCAACTTGCTGAGGCACGAGAGAATTCACACcagggagaaaccgttcacctgctccttGTGTGGGAAGGAGTTCTCTCAGACCTCCAACCTGCAGGCACatcagcgggttcacactggggagaaaccgttcacctgctccttGTGTGGGAAGGAGTTTTCTCATCCCTC
The Narcine bancroftii isolate sNarBan1 chromosome 1, sNarBan1.hap1, whole genome shotgun sequence genome window above contains:
- the LOC138754039 gene encoding zinc finger protein 112-like, which encodes GLPVDVLESHPCAPPGESLFTCCVCGKGFPRSSNLLRHQRVHTGEKPFTCSLCGKGFSRSYNLRIHQWVHTEQKPFTCSLCGKGFPQSSDLLRHQRLHTGEKPFTCSLCGKKFSRRYSLSSHQCVHTGEKPFTCSLCGKGFSRFSNLLRHERIHTREKPFTCSLCGKEFSQTSNLQAHQRVHTGEKPFTCSLCGKEFSHPSNLQAHQRIHTGEKPFTCSLCGKGFSRPSNLQAHRRIHTREKPFTCSLCGKGFSQPSNLSSHQRVHSRERLVSSSKGFAQSS